One Mercurialis annua linkage group LG3, ddMerAnnu1.2, whole genome shotgun sequence DNA window includes the following coding sequences:
- the LOC126672696 gene encoding uncharacterized protein LOC126672696, with amino-acid sequence MDGDIAELYAKLNLTENESEAINLEDVVDEDIELKASLSLVGKLLTKKPYNLNHMKNALTSAWRLAKGFNMKEIGDNLFACEFNSKSDRIRILNEAPWHFDKQVIIFEPLSGNLQPGVVGLEVSPFWMRIYNLPLNCRGKAAVTKIAGKVGRIIECSDDEMGTWERFSRVRVMVDVTKPIVRGTKIINPLGESCWVAIKYEKIQNFCYWCGHLDHTVADCETKPEEMEVEEWPYGPVL; translated from the coding sequence ATGGATGGTGATATCGCTGAATTATACGCTAAACTTAACCTTACAGAGAATGAAAGTGAGGCTATTAATCTGGAGGATGTGGTGGATGAGGACATTGAACTAAAAGCTAGCCTGAGTTTAGTAGGCAAACTTTTAACGAAAAAACCATATAATTTGAATCATATGAAGAACGCACTTACAAGTGCATGGAGGTTAGCGAAGGGATTCAATATGAAGGAGATAGGTGATAATCTCTTCGCATGTGAATTCAATTCTAAATCAGATAGGATTCGCATCCTAAACGAAGCTCCATGGCATTTTGATAAACAAGTTATTATCTTTGAACCTTTGTCAGGTAATTTGCAGCCTGGTGTTGTTGGTTTGGAAGTAAGTCCTTTTTGGATGCGTATCTATAATCTTCCCCTTAACTGCAGAGGTAAAGCTGCAGTCACGAAAATTGCTGGAAAAGTGGGAAGAATCATTGAATGCAGTGATGATGAGATGGGTACATGGGAAAGATTCAGTAGAGTACGGGTTATGGTTGATGTGACAAAGCCCATAGTTAGAGGCACAAAGATTATAAACCCTCTTGGAGAAAGTTGTTGGGTTGCCATTAagtatgaaaaaattcaaaatttctgTTACTGGTGTGGTCATCTTGATCATACAGTTGCTGATTGTGAAACCAAGCCTGAAGAGATGGAGGTGGAGGAGTGGCCATATGGTCCAGTACTATGA